The genomic window CGTTTTTACCGTTTCAAGCTTTCTTCCGCCCATATCGTATACCGCGATCTCAGCTTCAAATGCTCCTTCTCTCAAGCCCTCAAACCCAAGCTCCACATATACATAATCCGTTACCGGGTTCGGGTAGATCTTAATATCCTGTTTTTCGATCAGCTGGTCAACCTGTCTGTCGCCCAGCTTCACGATCTTCCAGTTTTCTTTTCCCAGTTCCTCTGCGCTTGTTCCTGCGAGTATGATTGATCCGTCACGGTTCAGCTTAATATCAGATAACCGTTCCTCTTTTTTTCGGGATTCTCCCTTTACGTGCTTTCTCCACTGCTCATTTCCGTTCTGGTCGAGATACAGCATCCAGAAAGTCTCGTCATCATTTTCAATCCTTCCTTCCGCCTGTGTGTAACCGCCCAATAGAATTCCTTTAGACTTCCCATCTCCATCTTCCTGCTTCCCGGCAATAACGCTCATCCCCATCAGAACATCCCTGTTTTTGAAGTTATAAGATTTCTGCCACTGCTCATTTCCGTTTAAATCAATAGCCACCAACCATAAATCGGTTCCTTTTTCAATACCAACGGACTTATTTCCCGATCTTTCCGATCTGGATTCCCCACCGATCAGGTAGCCTGTTGAAGTCAGTGCCAGTGTTCTTAGATGATCGTCGCCTTTTCCTCCGAAATTCTTTTCCCATTCCACTTTTCCGTCTTTCGAAAGTTTCACGATCCAGTAATCGCCTTCGCCAAAATTGTTGCTTGTTTTTGGCTGATAGTTGATGGTTTTACTACTTCCAGCCTCTGCCTTCCCGCTTCCTGCCAAAGCCCCGCTTCTGGAATAGATCCCTAATAAGGCACCTCCATCTTTAGTGGGAATCATTTTTTCCACTTCGTCTACCCCTTTGCCTCCAAATACCAATTGGGATAATTCCTTCCCGTTTTTATCTAACCGTACCACCAGAACATCTTTCGAGCCGTAGCCTTTCGGTGAGTTCTGCACATTGCCAACGACAAAGAACCCCATATCGGTGGTCTGGATCACCGCCCGCGCTTCTTCATCCGCGGCACTGCCTATGGTTTTCTGCCATAGTTCATCGCCAAATTCGTTGATGCGGATCAGCCAGAAATCCGATCCGCCTTTGGAATCGTCTTTTTTATCCAGTCCTTTTCCGCTATAGGAAATTCCGGCAAGAAGAAATCCTCCTTCCTGAGTGTTA from Chryseobacterium sp. SORGH_AS_0447 includes these protein-coding regions:
- a CDS encoding T9SS type A sorting domain-containing protein, which gives rise to MKKNYVGAFLLCVLLGGFSSAQEVVWQKDIRSSTQDFLSQVTTTIDQQYLITGSSIRGNSQKITGGSSPTTSGLPSASSQQNNGYDFHLVKLNQQGEEVWEKYFSGKNHDFLSATVNTQEGGFLLAGISYSGKGLDKKDDSKGGSDFWLIRINEFGDELWQKTIGSAADEEARAVIQTTDMGFFVVGNVQNSPKGYGSKDVLVVRLDKNGKELSQLVFGGKGVDEVEKMIPTKDGGALLGIYSRSGALAGSGKAEAGSSKTINYQPKTSNNFGEGDYWIVKLSKDGKVEWEKNFGGKGDDHLRTLALTSTGYLIGGESRSERSGNKSVGIEKGTDLWLVAIDLNGNEQWQKSYNFKNRDVLMGMSVIAGKQEDGDGKSKGILLGGYTQAEGRIENDDETFWMLYLDQNGNEQWRKHVKGESRKKEERLSDIKLNRDGSIILAGTSAEELGKENWKIVKLGDRQVDQLIEKQDIKIYPNPVTDYVYVELGFEGLREGAFEAEIAVYDMGGRKLETVKTKNKITKINTQPLIQGAYLVVVKTNDKTANAKLIKK